A DNA window from Deltaproteobacteria bacterium contains the following coding sequences:
- the rnhA gene encoding ribonuclease HI: MADMPIVVFADGAAKGNPGPGGWGAIVVTPDGQVTELGGGTGHTTNNRMELTAAIEALRHVGRSAGPVAVHTDSAYVIRGIRDWIHGWRRRGWRTAGGGDVVNRDLWETLAAVEARAGNVAWHHVRGHQGIAGNERADEIANAFAAGQRPTLYRGPLVRYDVAVLDIPDDTSLPRRASGPRAGDRKSAPHSYLSVVDGRPMRHATWAECERRVKGRSGARFKKAMSPADEEAILRSWGFSADDLRRLADQT; this comes from the coding sequence ATGGCGGACATGCCGATCGTCGTCTTCGCGGACGGGGCCGCGAAAGGGAACCCCGGGCCGGGAGGCTGGGGCGCGATCGTCGTCACCCCCGACGGCCAGGTGACCGAGCTCGGCGGCGGCACGGGTCACACGACGAACAATCGGATGGAGCTGACCGCGGCCATCGAGGCGCTCCGGCACGTCGGCCGGTCGGCCGGCCCGGTCGCCGTCCACACCGACTCGGCCTACGTCATCCGCGGCATCCGCGACTGGATCCACGGCTGGCGGCGGCGCGGCTGGCGGACCGCCGGGGGCGGCGACGTGGTGAACCGCGATCTCTGGGAGACGCTCGCGGCGGTCGAGGCGCGCGCGGGAAACGTCGCGTGGCACCACGTCCGTGGCCACCAAGGCATTGCGGGCAACGAGCGCGCCGACGAGATCGCGAACGCGTTTGCCGCCGGCCAGCGGCCGACGCTCTACCGCGGTCCGCTCGTCCGCTACGACGTGGCGGTCCTGGACATCCCGGACGATACCAGTCTTCCCCGGCGCGCGTCGGGCCCGCGGGCCGGTGATCGCAAGAGCGCCCCGCATTCGTATCTCAGCGTCGTCGATGGCCGACCCATGCGTCACGCCACCTGGGCCGAATGCGAGCGGCGGGTGAAGGGCAGGTCGGGAGCCCGCTTCAAGAAGGCGATGAGCCCGGCGGACGAGGAAGCCATCCTCCGGAGCTGGGGATTCTCCGCGGACGACCTCCGACGGCTCGCCGATCAGACCTGA